DNA sequence from the Gemmatimonadetes bacterium SCN 70-22 genome:
CGAAGGTGAGCCAGTACGGGACGTCGAGGAGGTAGAGGCCGATGGCGGTGAGGATCGCCAGCACGGTCATCGCCAGGAGCTGCCCCACGATCCACGCGCGCAGGGTACCGGCGATGTCGCCCAGGACGTCTCGCACCAGGTCGCGCCGTACCGGGGGAAAGAGGGCGATGAGCCACTCGCGATACGTCGCCGGGTGCAACGCGAGGAAGATCCCCATCACCAGGATGGAGACGATGTTGACGACGGCGTGCCCGATCCCCACCACCTGCGGCAGGATCCCGCTCACCGCCCCCTCGGCCTGCGAGACGATCCCGCTCACCAGCTTGGCCGACTCGGTGCGCCAGATCTCCTGCAGGCGCGGATAGCGCAGGAGAAGTCGTTGCAGCCACTCCTGCCAGGCGGTCACGTAGCCGGGAAGGTTGCCGATCAGCTGCTGCGTCTGCTCGACGACCGGGGGGACGAGGAGGGTGACGAGCCCCGCCACGGCGGCGATCGTGCCGGCGACCGCCAGGGAGAAGGCGATCGATCCCGGGAGGCGCGTGCGCCTGACGAGGGCGTCGCGCACGGCGCCGAGAAAGAGCGAGAGGAGGGCGGCGACGAAGAAGAGGAGGAAGATGTCCGCCGCCCGGTAGAACAGCCCCAGCAACAGAACGGTCGCGACCGTCGACGTCAGGACGGGCGCGACCTTGAGGGGGGCCGAGGGGGACGTCGTCAAGCGCCTGGCGAGTCGTCGGCGTCCTCGATCTCGGCGTGCACGGTCTCCTCGCCGGGAGCCGAGCCGGCGCCGAGCTGCCGCTTCTCCGCCGGCGGCGCCGGCGGCAGGAGCCCCATCTTCTGCTTGAGCGCCAGGAGCTGTGCGTCGGCGCTCGCCCCCCCGGCGGACTTCTCCAGGAGCTTGAAGTCGCGTTGCAGCCGGTCGCCCGAGAACTCCTCGTCGATCTCGGTCGAGGCCTTCAGCATGCGCTCGTTCTGGTCGATCTTCTCCTCCATGCGGGCGAAGGCCTCGAAGGCGGACTTCTCCGACAGCCCCGACATCGTCTCGGAGATGCGCTTCTGCGCCTGGGCGCGCCGCTGGCGGGCGAGGAGGAGGTTCTTCTTTCGCTTGGCTTCCTCGATCTTCTCGTTGAGGTCGCGCAGCGCGTTCTTCAGCTTTTCCGTCTCGAGCTGGTGCGCCTGCCACGTCATCTCGAGCTGCTGGGCGTGGGCGTAGTGTTCGCTCTGCCTGACGAGGGCCTGCTTCGCGAGGTCGTCGCGTCCCTCCTTGATGGCGAGCATCGCCTTCTGTTCCCAGTCCTGCGACTGCTTGTATTCCGCCTGGAACTGGTCGTGGAGCCGCTTCTCGTCGGCGATGGCGGCCGCGACCTGCTGCTTGGCCTTCACCAGCTGGTCGCGCATGTCGACGATGATCTGGTTGAGCATCTTCTCCGGGTTCTCGGCGGAGGAGATCAGATCATTGATGTTCGACTTGATCAGTGAGGCGAGACGGTCGAAGATCCCCATGCTCAGGCTTCCTCGCGGAATGACGCCAGTTCGCGCATGTGCGTGGCGAGCGCCAGCGTCATGCCCTCGTACGATGCCAGGAACTCCTCGAAGTCCAGGTGCGACAGCTCGAGCGCCTCGGTGAGGACGATCGCCCCATCACTGATGCCGTACGACCCGTGCACCAGGTCGCTGGCGTTGAGCTCGAGGAGGCGCCGGTTGAGCTTGTCCTCGGTGGCGGCATCCTTGGGGACGTCCATCACCTTCAAGCGCAACACGACGACGGGCGGATTGTGGTGCACGATGACGTCCGCATCGAGCATGCCGCCTGGCTGCACCCGCCAGAGCCCCGGCTGCACCTCGTCGTACGTCGCCCCCTCGTGCGAGAGGCGGTCCAGGAACAACTCGATGTCTTCGCGACTGACCATGTGCACCTTGAACGAAAGGTCTGGCGGACCCTACGGCGGGAGGGGGGGAGAGGTTTCTCGGGCGAGAAGACGAGAAGACGAGGGAAAACCTATAGGGCAGGCTTCGGTTGGAACAGCATGGGGCGCGTGGTGCTCGCGGCTAGGGCTCGGCGCGCTTGATCTGGACCAGGCGCTCTCGCGCCAGGCGCCGGCCGGTGGGGGTGGCGGCCAGCCCTCCGCCGGCGGTCTCGCGGTAGCGGACGTCCATGCTCCGCCCGATCTCGCCCATGGTGTCGATCACCTCGTCGGCGGGGATGGCGAAGGTGATCCCGGCGAGCGCCATCTCGATCGCGGCGAGCGCGATCGCCGCCCCCGTGGCGTTGCGGAAGACGCACGGAAGCTCGACCAGCCCGCCTAACGGGTCGCAGACGAGCCCCAGCGTCCCCTGCTGGGCGAGGGCGACGGCGTGGCCCGCCTGGGATGGGGTCCCTCCCAGCATCTCGGTCGCCGCACCGGCGGCCATCCCCGCGGCGGCCCCGGTCTCCGCCTGGCACCCCCCCTCCGCTCCCGACAGCGATGCCCGCTCGGCGACGACGGCGCCGATGAGCCCGGCCGTGGCCAGGGCGTCGATGAGCGCCTCCTCGCCCACGCCGCGCGCCTCGGCGAGGCCGAGGAGGACGGCGGGGAGGACACCCGCCCCACCCGCCGTCGGGGCCGCGACGATCACCCCCATCGCCGCATTCACCTCCTGCACCGCCAGGGCCCGGGCCAGCACGTCGCGGAAGGGGGTCCCGGCCAGTGGGCCGGGCGGTCCCTGGCGCAACTTGGCGGCATCGCCACCCACCAACCCGGACGCCGAGCGCAACTCGCCGGTGAGCCCCTGGCTCACGGCGCCGCGCATCACGTCGAGGGCGCGCGCGAGCGTCGCGCGGATGTCGTCCGCCGTGCGCCCCTGGTCGCGCGACTCGGCGGCGAGGGCGACGGCGGCCAGGGTCGTGCGCTGCGACTCCGCGTCGCGGATGGCGTCGGCGAGGGATTTGTACATGGTCGAATCAGAAGACGAGAAGATGAGAAGGCGAGAAGGCGAGAAGGGTCAGGCGCCGACCTTGTCGAGGCGGTAGGCCCAGCTGACCCAGGGGAGGGCGCGAATGTGGTCGCGGACCTCGGGGCCCGGCTCGTCGTCCAACTCGATCACCATGAATGCGTCGCCGCCGCGCTGCTTCCTCGTCAGGCGCAGGTTGGCGATGTTGACGCCGTCGTCGGCGAGGAGGCCGGCGATGCGGGCGACGGAGCCCTTGATGTCCTCGGCCACGAGGACGATGGTGTGGTAGGTGCCGTGCACCTCCACGGGGAAGCCGTCGACCTCGGAGACGAGGATGCGCCCGGCGCCTAACGACGATCCGACCATCACCGCATGGCGGTCGCCCCGCTCGAGCGTGATGCGGACGGTGTTGGGGTGGGTCTCCCCCTCCTCCCCGAGCTTGGTCTTCTCGAACTCGTAGGCGAGCCCCTCGCGTTCCATGATGTCGAGGGCGTCGCGCAGGCGCTCGTCGTCCGGCCGGAACCCCATCAGCCCGCCGGCGATCGCCTTGTCGGTCCCGTGCCCCTCGCCGGTCCGGGCAAAGGAGCCGTGCAGCTCGATGCGGGCCCGCTGGGGCGTGCCGCCCACCAGCCCGCGGGCGAGGAGCCCGAGCCGGCAGGCGCCGGCGGTGTGCGAGGAACTCGGCCCCACCATGACGGGGCCGATGATGTCGAGCAGCGAAACCATCGATGCAGAGACGAAAGGAGGAAGGGCCGGGCGACTAGCGGCGCGCGAGCATGGGCTTCAGGTACTGACCAGTATACGACCCCGACGCGCGCACGACCTCCTCCGGCGTCCCCGTGGCGACGATCGCCCCTCCCTTGGTGCCCCCTTCGGGACCCAGGTCGACGATCCAGTCGGCGGTCTTGATCACGTCGAGGTTGTGCTCGATGACGAGGACCGTGTTCCCGCGGTCGACCAGGCGATGCAGGACGTCGAGGAGGAGGCGCACATCCTCGAAATGCAGCCCCGTGGTCGGCTCGTCGAGGATGTACAGCGTGCGCCCGGTGTCGCGCTTGGAGAGCTCGGTGGCCAGCTTCACGCGCTGCGCCTCGCCTCCCGAGAGCGTGGTCGCGCTCTGTCCGAGGTGAATGTAGCCCAGCCCCACGTCGAAGAGCGTCTGCAGCTTCTGGTGGATGCGCGGCTGGTGCTCGAAGAAGGCCAGCGAATCCTCGACGGTGAGGTCGAGGACCTCGGCGACGTTGAGGCCGCGAAAGCGGACCTCGAGCGTCTCGCGGTTGTAGCGCTTGCCCTTGCAGACGTCGCACGGCACGTAGACGTCGGGGAGGAAGTGCATCTCGATCTTCACCAGCCCGTCGCCCTGACACGCCTCGCAGCGCCCCCCCTTGACGTTGAAGGAGAAGCGCCCCGGGCCGTAGCCGCGGATCTTGGCCTCGGGCATCTCGGCGAAGAGCTCGCGCACGGGGGTGAAGACCCCGGTGTAGGTCGCGGGGTTCGAGCGCGGGGTCCGGCCGATGGGCGACTGGTCGATGTCGATGACCTTGTCGATGTGCTCGAGCCCCGTGATGCGCCGGTGCTCGCCGGGGATGACCCGGGCGCGGTAGAAATGCCGGGCCAGCGTGCGGTGCAGGATGTCCTCCACCAGCGTGGACTTCCCCGACCCGGAGACGCCGGTGACGGCGATGAACGTGCCTAACGGGAAGTCGACGGTGAGGTCGCGCAGGTTGTGCTCCCGCGCCCCCTCCACCCGCAGCAGGCGACCGCGGTCGACCGGGCGGCGGGCGCCGGGGACGGCGATCTTCAGCTCGGCCTTGAGGTAGCGCCCGGTGAGCGAGTCGGGGACGCGCATCACGTCCTGCACGCTCCCGGCGGCGACCACCCGCCCGCCGTGCTTCCCCGCCCCCGGCCCGAGGTCGATGACGTAGTCGGCCTCCCGGATGGTGTCCTCGTCGTGCTCGACGACGATGACCGTGTTCCCCAGGTCGCGCAGCTGCTTGAGGGTGGCGAGGAGGCGCGCGTTGTCGCGCTGGTGCAGCCCGATCGACGGCTCGTCGAGGATGTACAGGACGCCGACGAGGCGCGACCCGATCTGCGTGGCGAGGCGGATGCGCTGCGCCTCGCCCCCCGACAGCGACTCGGCCGACCGGCCCAACGTGAGGTAGTCCAGCCCGACGTCGTCGAGGAAGCGGAGCCGCTCGCGCACTTCCTTGAGGATCGGCGTCGCGATCTCGGGGTCGAGCCCCGCCCGCCCGTTGCCACGAACGGGGACGTCGTCGAAGAAGCGGCGCGCCTCGCCGATCGACAGCTCCACCACCTCGCCGATGTTGCGCTCGTGCACGGTCACCGCGAGCGACTCCGGCTTCAGGCGGCGCCCGGCACACGTCCCGCAGGGGCGCACCACCATGAAGCCGTCGAGCTCCATCCGGATGGTGTCGGAGTCGGTCTCGTGGTAGCGGCGGGCGATGTTGGCGAGAATCCCCTCCCACTGGACGGGAGAGGGGAGACGGGAGGCGGCGACACGCCGCGCGGGCGCCTTGGCCGTGGCGCGCTTCGCCCGGCCCCGGGCGCCTCCCTTCTCGTCAGCCGCAACCCCCGCGTCGCCGGCGCCGCCGTGCAGGAGGACGCGCCGGATGCGCTCGGGGAGCCCGGCCCACGGGGCGTTGAGGTCGAACCCGAGCGCCTTCGCGAGCCCCGGGAGGATGACCCGGCGCAGGTAGCCGTCCGGCTCCCCCCAGGGAAGGATCACCCCCTCGAGGATCGTCAGCGACGGGTCGCCGATGATCAGCGCCTCGCTCACCTCGCGCCGCGTCCCGAGGCCGCTGCAGGCGGGACAGGCCCCGAAGGGCGAGTTGAACGAGAAGTGCCGCGGCTCGAGCTCCGGCATGGAAATGCCGCAGGTGGGGCAGCCGTAGCGCTCGGAAAACAGCTGCGTCCCCTGCTCGCCGGCGTGCGTCACGACCTCCACGAGTCCGTCGGCGAGCTTGAGCGCGGTCTCGATGGAATCGGTGAGCCGCCCCCGATCCTCGCCCCGGACCAGCAGGCGGTCCACCACGATGGAGACATCGTGATTCTGCCGGCGGTTCAGCTTGGGCGGCGAGGCGAGTTCGACCAGTTCGCCGTCGACCATCGCGCGGAGGAAGCCCTGCTTCCGCGCGGCCTCGAAGAGCTCGCGGAACTCGCCCTTTCGCCCGCGGACGAGGGGGGCGAGGATCTCGATGCGCGTCCCCTCGGGCCACGCCAGGACGCTGTCGGTGATCTGTCCTGCGCTCTGCCGCTGCACCGGACGCCCGCAGCTGGGACAGTGCGGCGTCCCGGCGCGGGCGTAGAGGAGACGGAGGTAGTCGTAGATCTCCGTGACCGTCCCGACGGTCGAGCGCGGGTTGTGCCCGGCAGTCTTCTGCTCGATCGAGATGGCCGGCGACAGCCCTTCGATGGTGTCCACGTCGGGCTTCTCCATGAGCCCGAGGAACTGCCGCGCGTAGGCCGACAGCGACTCGACGTAGCGCCGTTGCCCCTCCGCGTAGATGGTGTCGAAGGCGAGCGACGACTTCCCCGACCCCGACAGCCCCGTGATCACGGTGAGCTTGTCGCGCGGGATGGTGACATCGACGTTCTGCAGGTTGTGCTCGCGAGCCCCGCGAACGATCAGCGCTTCGTCGGCCATAGATCCCGAATATTGACCGAAGGCCGGGCGCGCTTCAAGGCTGGCAGCTGGCGCGACCCGCGTGACTTCCGCTACCTCTGCGCTGTCCCTGCTGGGGCGGCGTGCCCCGGCCACCGCCCCCCGGACCAGTCGAATCCATGCCCCACACCGATGCCGTCGTCGTGATGACGACCGTGGCCTCCCCCGACGAGGGGGCAACGCTCGTGCGTGCCCTCCTCGAGCGCCGCCTGATAGCCTGCGGCACCCTCCTCCCCGGCTCCCGGTCGCTGTACCGGTGGGAGGGGAGAATCGCCGACGAGCAGGAGACCGTCATCCTGATGAAGACCCGCTCCGCGGTCCTGCACGCGCTGGAGCGGGCCTTCGCCGAGTTGCACCCGTACAAGGTGCCCGAGCTGCTCGCCCTCGAGGTGCAGTGGGGACTCGAGAAGTACGTGAACTGGATCAACGACGAGACCTCGATGGCCCTCCTGTCATGAACGCGCGCGGCGCCCTGGCGATCGGGATCCTCGCGGCATGGGGGGCGGGGATCGCCGCCTTCGCGCAGCGCGAGCTCTCGCGCTCTCCGCGCGAGAAGCTGGCGGCGGCGGCGATGCGCGTGGCCCCCGGCGCCACCTTCTTCGCCGTGGAGCGCGACGGTCGGCATGTGGGGTTCGCGTCGAGCACCATCGACACGGTGCCCGGCGGCGTGCAGGTGACCGACTACCTGGTCGCCGACCTCACCATTCGCGGGGCGCTCCAGCGCTCGACCGCGCAGTCGGTGGTGCGCCTGTCGCGCGCCCTGGCGCTGCGCGACTTCGCCATCACCGTCGCCAGCGACTCGATGGCCCTCCGGGCCGACGGCCGCACGGTCGGCGACTCCCTCCTCCAATACGTGGTGCAGGCCCCTGCCACCCCCGCCGACACCATCCGCGTGCAGCTGGCGGGGCCGCTCCTCCTCCCCACCGTCGTCCCGCTGGCGGTCATGCTGGGCGATGCGCCCGAGGTGGGGCGCGACGCCACGGTCGACATGTTCGACCCCGTGACCATGTCGGCCCGCCCGCTGCCGGTGTCGATCCGCGCCGAGTCGACCTTCGTGCTCGTCGACAGCGCCGCCTTCGATCCCAACTCGCGCCGCTGGCTCGGCGCCCACGCGGACACCGTGCGCGGCTTCCACCTGGTGGCCACGGATGGTGGCCCGTTCGATGCCTGGGTCGACGATCTCGGGCGAATTATCACCCTCCGGGCGCCGGGCGGGCTCACCGTGCGGCGCACGGCCTACGAGGTGGCGTTCGAGAACTGGCGCGCCGCCAGCTCGCTGCGCGCCCGCGCCGCCAGGGGTGAGCGTGCCACCCTTCCCCCGGCGCGCGCGGCCGGGACGCCGCTCGACACGCTGCGCGTCCGCATCCGCGGGCTCGACCTCGCGCGCCTTCCCGTGCACGGCGGCTCGCAACGCGTGCAGGGCGATACGGTGACCGTGGTCCGCGACGACCAGCGCGCGCTGCTCCCTTCATTCCCCCTCCCGCCGAGCCCGGCGACCCGCGCGCGCTTCGCCCGCGAGCTGCGCGCCGAGCCGTTGCTCGAGGTCGAGCACCCGGTCATCGTGGCGCTGGCGCGGAAGCTGCGACGCCGCGAGGCGCAGACCGACCTGGTCGCCCGACGCATCGCCGAGTGGGTCCACGACTCGCTGGTGGTGGAGCCATCCGTCACCCTCCCGAGCGCCGTGGGGACGCTCCGCTCGCGTCGCGGCGATGCCGCGGAGCATGCGCAGCTGTTCGTGGCGCTCGCCCGCGCCGCCGGGATCCCGGCGCGCACCGTCAGCGGCATCCTGCTGGCGGACGGCACGCCGTACCGCCACGCGTGGGCCGAGGTGATGCTGCAACGCTGGGTTGGGGTCGACCCGACCCTCGGGGCGTTCCCCACCGACGCCTCGCACATCCGCCTCTGGGTGGGGAGTCTCTCGTTGGAGGCGGAGCTCGCCCGCGTCATCGAC
Encoded proteins:
- a CDS encoding excinuclease ABC subunit A; translation: MADEALIVRGAREHNLQNVDVTIPRDKLTVITGLSGSGKSSLAFDTIYAEGQRRYVESLSAYARQFLGLMEKPDVDTIEGLSPAISIEQKTAGHNPRSTVGTVTEIYDYLRLLYARAGTPHCPSCGRPVQRQSAGQITDSVLAWPEGTRIEILAPLVRGRKGEFRELFEAARKQGFLRAMVDGELVELASPPKLNRRQNHDVSIVVDRLLVRGEDRGRLTDSIETALKLADGLVEVVTHAGEQGTQLFSERYGCPTCGISMPELEPRHFSFNSPFGACPACSGLGTRREVSEALIIGDPSLTILEGVILPWGEPDGYLRRVILPGLAKALGFDLNAPWAGLPERIRRVLLHGGAGDAGVAADEKGGARGRAKRATAKAPARRVAASRLPSPVQWEGILANIARRYHETDSDTIRMELDGFMVVRPCGTCAGRRLKPESLAVTVHERNIGEVVELSIGEARRFFDDVPVRGNGRAGLDPEIATPILKEVRERLRFLDDVGLDYLTLGRSAESLSGGEAQRIRLATQIGSRLVGVLYILDEPSIGLHQRDNARLLATLKQLRDLGNTVIVVEHDEDTIREADYVIDLGPGAGKHGGRVVAAGSVQDVMRVPDSLTGRYLKAELKIAVPGARRPVDRGRLLRVEGAREHNLRDLTVDFPLGTFIAVTGVSGSGKSTLVEDILHRTLARHFYRARVIPGEHRRITGLEHIDKVIDIDQSPIGRTPRSNPATYTGVFTPVRELFAEMPEAKIRGYGPGRFSFNVKGGRCEACQGDGLVKIEMHFLPDVYVPCDVCKGKRYNRETLEVRFRGLNVAEVLDLTVEDSLAFFEHQPRIHQKLQTLFDVGLGYIHLGQSATTLSGGEAQRVKLATELSKRDTGRTLYILDEPTTGLHFEDVRLLLDVLHRLVDRGNTVLVIEHNLDVIKTADWIVDLGPEGGTKGGAIVATGTPEEVVRASGSYTGQYLKPMLARR
- a CDS encoding L-serine dehydratase, iron-sulfur-dependent subunit alpha is translated as MYKSLADAIRDAESQRTTLAAVALAAESRDQGRTADDIRATLARALDVMRGAVSQGLTGELRSASGLVGGDAAKLRQGPPGPLAGTPFRDVLARALAVQEVNAAMGVIVAAPTAGGAGVLPAVLLGLAEARGVGEEALIDALATAGLIGAVVAERASLSGAEGGCQAETGAAAGMAAGAATEMLGGTPSQAGHAVALAQQGTLGLVCDPLGGLVELPCVFRNATGAAIALAAIEMALAGITFAIPADEVIDTMGEIGRSMDVRYRETAGGGLAATPTGRRLARERLVQIKRAEP
- a CDS encoding L-serine dehydratase, iron-sulfur-dependent subunit beta, with the protein product MVSLLDIIGPVMVGPSSSHTAGACRLGLLARGLVGGTPQRARIELHGSFARTGEGHGTDKAIAGGLMGFRPDDERLRDALDIMEREGLAYEFEKTKLGEEGETHPNTVRITLERGDRHAVMVGSSLGAGRILVSEVDGFPVEVHGTYHTIVLVAEDIKGSVARIAGLLADDGVNIANLRLTRKQRGGDAFMVIELDDEPGPEVRDHIRALPWVSWAYRLDKVGA